CTATAAAAATATCATTAGTAAAGTAAATCCTAAAAAATCTAAAAGTAAAAGAAATTTTATTGCAGCAGCGGTTATTTTGTTGATAAGTATTCCAATATTCATATCACAAAAGGATGTTTTAGCCAATATGATAGAAAAGCTCACTGTTATATCTGGCATTGGAGAAGTAAAGATTTCTTCAGATACGCCGAAAATTCTTAAAAACAGCCTTAAAAAAGGTAATATAACTTTAGCCAATATGTATATAGATAAAAATAAAATTGTAGTTACTTTAACCATTGAACCGGAAGAACCTGAGCGCTCTTATTACATTATTAGAGACGAACATGGTAATTCCTACGAACTCAATAGAAGTGATAATCTTGCTATGATGCCGGATAATCATATAGGCTCATACAGGGCAGAATACAATGGTAAAGTAAGAAAAGCTAATAGTTATACTTTAAGTATTATAGATAATGATAAAAAATTTACTAAGGCAACTTTTAAATTAAAAAGTTCTGATTTTAAAGAAGCCCCTAAATCAAAAATATTATATACTTCAACTAATGGAATAACTACATTAAACGTGACTTCATTAAAAAGAGAGGGAAATATTTTAAAGGTAGATTACTATTTTACAGATACCCTGCCAGATTTCAAATGGGAAAAAATAGATAAGGTTAATTATGGAACTTTTGAAGAAAGTAAAAAATTGGAGTTAAAAGAACCAACTAGTGTAAAATCAATAAATAATGATTCTATACAGGATTCTCGCATTATAATTTCCGATGAACATAATAATGCAGTATATGGACATGACAATACCAACTATTTAGATCAGGGAAATGAATCTCTATTTGATTTAAGCAAACTCACCGGTAAAAAGTTAAAATTAACTGTTCCAAAAGTAGTTTACCATGTACGTAATGATTACATGTTGAAATAGAATTAGATCCATCCATAATTAAATAGTTTTTAAAAAGCAAAAAGCAGCAGCTGTTTTACCCATATTCAAATATAGTTGTATAATTAAAGACAATAAGGTAATTGTTTTAAAATAATAAGCCGAGGAAAATGAGGTTTCATATTTATGAAAATAAACAGATTATTGGCAATTGTAGTTATGCTTTTAAATAGAGATAAAATATCTGCTGTGGAATTATCCGAAAAATTTGAGGTTTCCATAAGAACCATTTACAGGGATATTGATGCAATCAATATGGCAGGGATTCCTATAGCTTCAAAACAAGGGAACAATGGGGGATTCTACATTTTAGAAAACTATAAAATAAATCATCAATTCCTCACACTGGAGGATATGATCTCCATAGTGGAAGCTTTAAAAAATATAAATGGGGTATTAAATAATAAAAATGTAGAAATTGCCATGGAAAAGATGAAGAATATAATACCGTCTAATAAGAAAAGTGAAGTTGACCTGCACTTCAAGCAAGTTTTTATAGATACACTGCCTTGGGGGTTTAAAAAATCTGAAAATGAAAATATTAAATACAAAGTTATATATAAAGCACTAAAGGAAAATAAGTGTATAAGTTTTAATTACAGAAATTCAAGGGGAGAGTATATTTTAAGGGAGGTGGAACCTGTTACTCTTGTATTTAAAGGATTTTCCTGGTATATTTTTTCCTTTTGCCTTTTAAAAGAGGATTACAGAATATTTAAACTCACTAGAATGGATGGATTGGAGATTTTAAATAGGCAAGTTTCGAAGGAAAGAATTTCCTACGGAGAATATATAAGCAGTGAAAGTACGGAAAAAAGTCCCGTAAAACTTTTACTTAAGTTTTCAGAAGAAGTGAGGTATAGGATACAGGATTATTTCCATGAAGAGGAGATGACGTTTCTTGAAGATGGCAGTGTTATAGTAAATACGGAAGTTATAGAAGATGGCTGGGTATATTCTATGGTGTTGAGTTATGGTGAATATGTGGAAGTGCTTGCCCCAAAACATATAAGAGAAATTATAAGAAAAAAGTGCAAAAAAATAATTGATATGTATAAATAAATTCAAACATGACATAATGATGGCAAAGTTCTTCTATATAATGTAGATATCAAATATGAAAGGGGAAATATATTATGGAACAGAAATATTGTCAGAGTTGTGGAATGCCTTTAAGTGAGGAATTTTATGCCAGCGAATCGGATAATAAGAAAAACTATGAATACTGCATGTACTGCTATGGAAATGGAAGCTTTAAACAGCCGGATTTAACTATGGAAGAAATGATTGAGACTTGTATTCCTTTCATGAAAGAAAAAGGAATGGGAGAAAAGGAAGCAAGATCTCTTATGAAAGATGTCCTTCCAAATTTAAAAAGATGGAAAAAACAGTAGAATATTTTGAACTTTATGATAAAAGATACAATGACAATGAAAACCCTGAAGTGGATATATATGTGGCAGTAAAATAATTTAAAGAAGGATATTTTGATGCAGAATAGTATTTACATAAAATATATATGTAAATACTATTTCATATATCTATTGACATTAACGCTGCGTATAAGTTTATAGTTGAATTGTCAGGAGGTGCAGTTATGGAATATACAGTGCAGAAGTTGGCTCTCATGTCAGGTGTCAGTGCACGGACACTTAGGTATTACGATGAAATTGGAATTTTAAAACCTGCTAGGATCAATTCATCAGGTTACCGCATATATGGGGAAAAAGAAGTGGATAGGCTTCAGCAAATACTTTTTTACAGAGAATTTGGAATAAAATTGGATAATATCAAAAGTATTATGGATTCCCCCTATTTTGACAGGGCAAAGGCACTTAAAAAGCATCATAATAAACTTCTTGAAAAGAGAATACAGCTGGATCTATTGATTTCAAATGTGGAGAAAACAATTGAATCCATGGAGGGGAGAATTAAAATGAATGACAGTGAGAAATTTCAAGGATTTAAAGAAAAGCTCATTTATGATAATGAAAAAAAGTACGGAGGAGAAATCAGAAACAAATATGGAAGTGATGTGATGGATAGATCAAATAACAGGTTAAAAAATATAACCCGGGAAGAATATGAAAAAGTTACTAATCTTGAAAAAGAAATCCTTGAAACTCTGGATAAAGCTTATAAAACAGGTGATGCTTCAGGAGAGTTGGCTCAAAAGACTGCAAAACTTCATGCTAAGTGGATAAGTTTTTACTGGGGAGATTATAATAAAAAGGCTCATGCATCCCTTGCACAAATGTATGTGGAAGATAGTAGGTTTAAAGCATATTATGATAGAAAGCAGTCTGGAACAGCGGAGTTTTTAAGAGATGCAATTTTGATTTATACAGGAATAAAAAAATAGCAGTAATTTAACAAGAGCATTCAATACCTATTTGAGTTGAGTGCTCTTATGGTGCTGATATATATGGCTAAATTATATAGTCCAACTTATAATTTGCCAAGATTAATACTTAGTGAAAATATGATCATCTGCCATCCCATAAATATTTTTTCATATCTATATGTCCATCTTTCTTAAAAATGATTCCCTCTGATTTTAAAAGAGCTCTTTGTATGTCAGAACTTCCAAATACATAATCTGGAGACAGTTCACCGGATTTTTTCACAACTCTATGACAAGGAAGATGGGAAGGAGCTTTTCTCATTGCCCACCCAACTATTCGGGCACTTCTGGGTTCTCCCAGCATGAAGGCTATCTGACCATAGGTAGTTACTTTGCCCCTGGGTATTCTGGCAACTAGG
This window of the Clostridium kluyveri DSM 555 genome carries:
- a CDS encoding zinc ribbon domain-containing protein, whose translation is MEQKYCQSCGMPLSEEFYASESDNKKNYEYCMYCYGNGSFKQPDLTMEEMIETCIPFMKEKGMGEKEARSLMKDVLPNLKRWKKQ
- a CDS encoding MerR family transcriptional regulator produces the protein MEYTVQKLALMSGVSARTLRYYDEIGILKPARINSSGYRIYGEKEVDRLQQILFYREFGIKLDNIKSIMDSPYFDRAKALKKHHNKLLEKRIQLDLLISNVEKTIESMEGRIKMNDSEKFQGFKEKLIYDNEKKYGGEIRNKYGSDVMDRSNNRLKNITREEYEKVTNLEKEILETLDKAYKTGDASGELAQKTAKLHAKWISFYWGDYNKKAHASLAQMYVEDSRFKAYYDRKQSGTAEFLRDAILIYTGIKK
- a CDS encoding helix-turn-helix transcriptional regulator; amino-acid sequence: MKINRLLAIVVMLLNRDKISAVELSEKFEVSIRTIYRDIDAINMAGIPIASKQGNNGGFYILENYKINHQFLTLEDMISIVEALKNINGVLNNKNVEIAMEKMKNIIPSNKKSEVDLHFKQVFIDTLPWGFKKSENENIKYKVIYKALKENKCISFNYRNSRGEYILREVEPVTLVFKGFSWYIFSFCLLKEDYRIFKLTRMDGLEILNRQVSKERISYGEYISSESTEKSPVKLLLKFSEEVRYRIQDYFHEEEMTFLEDGSVIVNTEVIEDGWVYSMVLSYGEYVEVLAPKHIREIIRKKCKKIIDMYK
- a CDS encoding MGMT family protein, coding for MAKNFFSKVYDLVARIPRGKVTTYGQIAFMLGEPRSARIVGWAMRKAPSHLPCHRVVKKSGELSPDYVFGSSDIQRALLKSEGIIFKKDGHIDMKKYLWDGR